Proteins co-encoded in one Flavobacteriaceae bacterium MAR_2009_75 genomic window:
- a CDS encoding putative damage-inducible protein DinB: MKSFFNQLFDYNFFCNKKIIEYCETLDIVPEKSIWLFSHLLNAHHIWNARLLEDQPEYGVFQIHELNAWHDIHYENQRSSFHIVSSIDDFERRIDYEDSNGGLYTNTVHDMLFHIINHSTHHRGQIATNFRMNDIEPLVTDYVFYKR; the protein is encoded by the coding sequence GTGAAATCATTTTTCAACCAACTGTTCGATTACAATTTCTTTTGTAACAAGAAGATTATTGAGTATTGTGAAACGCTCGATATTGTGCCCGAAAAAAGTATTTGGCTATTTAGTCATTTGCTCAATGCGCATCATATCTGGAATGCAAGATTACTTGAAGATCAACCAGAATATGGGGTTTTTCAAATTCATGAGTTGAATGCTTGGCACGATATACATTATGAGAATCAGCGAAGTTCTTTTCATATTGTCTCGAGCATAGATGATTTTGAGCGACGTATAGATTACGAAGATTCGAATGGTGGGCTGTATACGAATACCGTTCACGACATGCTCTTTCATATCATCAATCATTCTACCCATCATAGAGGTCAGATTGCCACGAATTTTAGAATGAATGACATTGAGCCCTTGGTGACTGACTATGTATTTTATAAGAGATAG
- a CDS encoding putative dehydrogenase — MPKKIRLGILGGGGDSLIGVLHRVASHINDNYEIVGAVFNPDYKENIKFAEEIDVPTNRIYTDFDTMVEEEMKLPEDERIQVCSILTPNFLHFPMAKKLLENGFHVICEKPMTTTLQEAKILEETHKKAGTVFALTHTYTGYPMVRQMREMIKEGVLGKIHKIDARYYQGWINPIIHDKEKRSSVWRLDPKKAGISSCMGDIGVHAFNMVEYTTGLEVKSLLCDFNYLYEDNQMDVDGTVLIRMGDHVKGVIRGSQVATGEENGLAISIYGEKASFRWEQEKPNFLYVMSDTEPTKIYKPGHAYNSEFSLDGTKLPAGHPEGIFDSMANIYLGVARAIRGESQSDGAYPTMKDGVRGMNFIEATVESHKNGNTWVEMED; from the coding sequence ATGCCAAAGAAAATTAGATTAGGAATTTTAGGAGGTGGAGGCGATTCACTTATAGGTGTGCTTCACCGAGTGGCTTCACACATTAATGACAATTATGAAATAGTAGGTGCGGTATTCAACCCAGATTATAAAGAGAATATAAAATTTGCAGAGGAAATCGATGTGCCTACGAATAGAATATACACCGATTTCGATACCATGGTCGAGGAAGAAATGAAACTTCCGGAAGATGAGCGAATTCAGGTGTGCTCTATTCTTACGCCTAATTTTCTTCACTTTCCGATGGCCAAAAAATTACTGGAGAATGGTTTTCACGTAATCTGTGAAAAACCAATGACGACTACGCTGCAAGAGGCTAAAATATTGGAAGAGACCCATAAGAAGGCAGGAACCGTATTTGCTCTTACTCATACATATACCGGTTACCCGATGGTACGTCAAATGCGTGAAATGATCAAAGAAGGGGTCTTGGGCAAAATACATAAAATCGATGCCAGATATTACCAAGGTTGGATCAACCCAATTATTCATGATAAAGAAAAGAGATCTAGTGTTTGGAGGTTAGACCCTAAAAAAGCAGGTATAAGTTCTTGTATGGGCGATATCGGGGTGCACGCCTTCAATATGGTCGAATACACTACTGGGCTTGAGGTAAAATCACTTTTATGTGATTTCAATTATCTGTATGAAGACAATCAAATGGATGTTGATGGTACAGTGTTAATTCGTATGGGTGACCATGTGAAAGGGGTTATTCGCGGCAGTCAAGTAGCTACAGGTGAAGAAAATGGCTTGGCCATTTCAATTTACGGAGAGAAAGCTTCATTCAGATGGGAGCAGGAAAAACCGAACTTTCTGTATGTAATGAGCGATACCGAACCCACCAAAATTTACAAACCAGGCCATGCCTACAATAGCGAGTTCTCTTTAGACGGTACGAAGCTTCCGGCAGGCCACCCTGAGGGAATTTTTGACTCTATGGCCAATATTTATTTGGGGGTCGCGCGTGCTATTCGAGGTGAGAGCCAAAGTGATGGTGCTTACCCTACGATGAAAGACGGGGTAAGGGGAATGAATTTTATTGAGGCCACCGTAGAATCTCATAAAAATGGCAACACATGGGTAGAAATGGAAGATTAA
- a CDS encoding choline dehydrogenase-like flavoprotein, which yields MSKFYYNEEQESYDAIVVGTGISGGWAAKELCESGLKTLVLERGRMVKHIDDYETANKDPWDFPNAGAATKEIIEKQPKQNRTGYTTSQASHMWFVNDLEHPYNETKRFDWMRGYHVGGRSLQWGRQSYRWSDIDFGANAREGISIDWPVRYKDIAPWYAKVENYIGVSGEALNLPQLPDSDFLPPMELNCLEQHFREKVSDSFGGRVVTPGRTAHITGTKEFDGRTKCQFRNRCIRGCPFGAYFSSLSSTLPAAEATGNMTLRPDSIVHEIMYDADTKKAVGVKVIDRVTKEHYEFKAKVIFLCASAIASTSILMQSKSDRFPNGMGNDSDQLGRNIMDHHLGVGARGKFDGFEDKYYKGRKPSGFYIPRFRNLGGDSNREYKRGFGYQGGASRGNWEETVAELSYGADLKDAILKPGGWSFGMTGFGEVLPYEENRFTLDYEKLDQWGLPTATFDAEFKENEWKMREDMKESAVEMLEAAGMRDVTPYDNPGALGLGIHEMGTARMGRNRRTSVLNANNALHDVPNVYVTDGSFMTSASCVNPSLTYMAFTARAADHAVKELKKGNI from the coding sequence ATGAGCAAATTTTATTACAACGAAGAGCAAGAATCTTATGATGCTATCGTGGTCGGTACTGGAATTAGTGGCGGATGGGCCGCAAAGGAACTTTGTGAGAGCGGACTGAAAACCTTGGTATTGGAACGTGGCAGAATGGTAAAGCATATCGATGATTACGAAACCGCAAATAAAGACCCGTGGGATTTTCCCAATGCAGGAGCCGCTACAAAAGAAATTATAGAAAAACAGCCCAAGCAAAATAGAACAGGCTATACTACAAGCCAAGCTAGTCACATGTGGTTTGTAAACGATTTAGAACACCCTTATAATGAAACCAAACGTTTTGACTGGATGCGAGGTTACCATGTCGGCGGCCGTTCATTACAGTGGGGCCGACAAAGTTATCGGTGGAGCGATATAGATTTCGGCGCGAATGCCCGAGAAGGGATCTCTATCGATTGGCCGGTTCGATATAAAGATATTGCACCCTGGTACGCCAAGGTTGAAAACTATATCGGTGTTAGTGGTGAGGCTTTAAATTTACCTCAACTACCTGACAGTGACTTCTTGCCCCCAATGGAGCTTAACTGCCTTGAGCAACATTTTAGGGAAAAGGTTTCAGATAGTTTTGGAGGTCGTGTTGTAACTCCGGGTAGAACTGCTCATATTACAGGTACCAAAGAGTTTGATGGCAGAACTAAATGTCAATTTAGAAATAGATGTATCAGAGGATGTCCTTTTGGGGCTTACTTCAGCAGTCTATCTTCTACCTTGCCTGCTGCCGAGGCGACTGGTAATATGACTTTGCGACCAGATTCGATCGTACACGAAATTATGTACGATGCCGATACAAAAAAGGCCGTTGGTGTTAAAGTAATCGACCGCGTAACCAAAGAACATTACGAATTCAAGGCCAAGGTCATTTTCCTTTGTGCCTCAGCTATAGCTTCGACGTCGATATTGATGCAATCGAAATCGGACCGTTTTCCCAACGGAATGGGTAACGACTCAGATCAGTTAGGGCGTAATATTATGGATCACCACTTAGGTGTGGGTGCACGTGGTAAATTCGATGGTTTTGAAGACAAATATTACAAAGGAAGAAAACCAAGTGGTTTTTACATTCCAAGGTTTAGAAACCTAGGAGGAGACTCAAACCGGGAGTACAAGCGCGGTTTCGGATACCAAGGAGGTGCCTCTAGAGGTAATTGGGAAGAAACCGTTGCCGAACTTTCATACGGTGCCGATCTTAAAGACGCAATTCTTAAACCAGGGGGCTGGTCATTTGGCATGACCGGTTTTGGTGAAGTACTGCCTTACGAAGAAAACAGGTTTACCCTCGACTATGAAAAATTAGACCAATGGGGCTTGCCTACCGCCACCTTTGATGCAGAGTTCAAAGAGAATGAATGGAAGATGCGTGAAGACATGAAAGAGTCGGCCGTTGAAATGCTCGAAGCTGCCGGCATGAGAGATGTTACCCCGTACGATAATCCCGGGGCGCTTGGTCTGGGCATTCACGAAATGGGTACCGCACGAATGGGCAGAAACAGAAGAACATCGGTTCTTAACGCTAATAATGCGCTGCACGATGTACCTAACGTGTACGTTACAGATGGGTCTTTTATGACCTCTGCAAGTTGCGTGAACCCCTCATTGACCTATATGGCATTTACCGCTAGAGCAGCAGATCATGCGGTGAAAGAACTTAAAAAAGGAAATATATAA
- a CDS encoding tryptophan synthase beta chain, which yields MKQRKFTLEENEIPENWYNIVADMPNKPLPPLNPGTLEPIGPEALAPLFPMALIEQEVSTEKWITIPDEVRHIYSMWRPTPLYRAYGLEKALDTPAKIYYKYEGVSPSGSHKPNTAVPQAYYNKKEGVKRITTETGAGQWGSALSFACQHFDIDCDVYMVKLSYHHKPYRKSMMNAWGANVFASPTNLTEAGRKILAENPDSPGSLGIAISEAVEMAAQREDTKYALGSVLNHVKLHQTIIGQEAIKQMEKAGDMPDIVIAPFGGGSNFAGLTFPFLRLNLEEGKNIRCIASEPTSCPKLTRGVFRYDFGDTGGMTPLLPMYTLGHDFVPAPIHAGGLRYHGAGVIVSQLLKDKLIEAVAHDNLEVFDAGVLFAKAEGIIPAPEATHGIATVVAEAKKCKEEGVSKTILFNLCGHGNFDMKAYDDYFDGKIVRHELTQEEINASIAKLNTPEIPQ from the coding sequence ATGAAACAACGAAAATTTACACTTGAAGAAAATGAGATTCCGGAAAATTGGTACAATATCGTAGCAGATATGCCGAATAAACCACTTCCGCCCTTAAACCCTGGTACATTAGAACCTATCGGCCCCGAGGCATTGGCTCCTTTGTTTCCCATGGCATTGATAGAACAAGAGGTGAGTACTGAAAAATGGATAACCATACCTGATGAGGTAAGGCATATTTATTCTATGTGGCGCCCTACTCCGCTGTATAGGGCGTATGGACTGGAAAAGGCCTTGGATACCCCGGCTAAAATTTACTACAAATATGAAGGTGTGAGTCCGTCAGGGTCGCACAAACCGAATACTGCCGTTCCGCAGGCCTACTATAACAAAAAGGAGGGTGTAAAGCGTATAACGACCGAAACCGGTGCGGGGCAATGGGGCAGCGCTTTGAGTTTCGCCTGTCAACATTTCGATATTGATTGCGATGTCTACATGGTAAAATTGTCTTATCATCATAAACCTTACAGAAAATCTATGATGAATGCATGGGGCGCCAACGTTTTTGCATCGCCCACCAACCTTACCGAGGCCGGAAGAAAGATTTTGGCAGAGAACCCTGATAGCCCTGGTTCATTAGGCATCGCCATTAGTGAGGCAGTGGAAATGGCCGCCCAGCGAGAAGATACCAAATATGCTTTGGGTAGTGTTCTGAACCATGTAAAACTACATCAGACCATTATTGGCCAAGAGGCTATCAAGCAAATGGAAAAGGCCGGCGATATGCCCGATATTGTTATTGCACCGTTCGGGGGTGGTTCTAATTTCGCCGGATTGACATTTCCGTTTTTGCGTTTGAATCTTGAAGAAGGTAAAAACATTCGTTGCATTGCCAGCGAGCCCACTTCTTGTCCGAAATTGACTCGCGGGGTGTTTCGTTATGACTTTGGTGATACGGGCGGCATGACCCCTCTATTGCCTATGTACACCTTGGGTCATGATTTCGTACCTGCCCCCATTCATGCTGGTGGACTCCGTTATCACGGGGCCGGTGTAATCGTAAGTCAATTGTTGAAAGATAAATTAATAGAAGCCGTCGCCCATGACAACCTAGAGGTTTTCGATGCGGGGGTACTTTTTGCAAAAGCGGAAGGCATAATACCTGCGCCCGAGGCCACCCATGGTATCGCTACAGTTGTGGCAGAGGCCAAAAAATGTAAAGAGGAAGGGGTTTCAAAAACCATACTCTTCAACCTCTGCGGCCATGGTAATTTCGATATGAAGGCCTACGATGATTATTTCGACGGAAAGATCGTTCGCCATGAATTGACCCAAGAAGAAATAAACGCTTCCATTGCCAAATTGAATACGCCTGAGATACCGCAATAG
- a CDS encoding Eco57I restriction-modification methylase: protein MSLFQNSVLNKYLKGLEHEKVDQAYERFTNHFHNPTIQENIRNSKEEQYQGEFLIDLFVNVLGYTKNPTPNFNLTTELKNIKGSKKTDGAILSRGLNPLATALAVIELKGTNTTDLSKVETQAFGYKNNQPGCNYVITSNFEKLRFYIDNAVDFEEFNLFQLSKERFELLWLCLSSEYLLKDIPKKIKDESLTQEENVTKKLYKDYASFRNEIFDAIQKENPEYDKLTLFKKTQKLLDRFLFIFFAEDRLLLPPNSIRSIVNQWTDLRDKYDEYFPLYDRFKKYFGYMNTGHKGQQHDIFAYNGGLFAPDEVLDNIKINDDLLYKHTLNLSNYDFESEVSVNILGHIFEHSLNDIDEIQAEIQGVSTEQAKTKRKKDGVFYTPKYITKYIVDNTVGKLCEEKKTELDIHEAEYEKERKGRQKATLKKLTQKLEDYRKWLLQLTICDPACGSGAFLNQALEFLIAEHRYIDELQAKLFGDAMILSEVENAILENNLFGVDINEESVEIAKLSLWLRTAQKGRKLTALNHNIKCGNSLIDDPSVAADKAFHWQSEFPDIFTEKNKKAYHITTALHDSRTSQRMIDYKVRERRELGTNPLPNYTKLEPEEEVIITKEIIAVAEEKQLHIMSYNICGDHIHLLLVCEEDELATLVKHIKGRTARAHNSANGINPLVRERNEKSVSLWTQKYGSKEIKDDEQLRNTINYIQTNRQKHELPTIKGLQPLVSNPILNQTYDQAFAVEYKGGFDVVIGNPPYGAFVSKTEKKYYKINYKVTEYNYDTYNFFFEKSIDILKEEMYLGFITPNTFLVVENGTLLRKYLFQENTLIELFETFNVFPDAVVEPMNIIIKKLRPNSNDVFKVKLENRKTKNAAENKFSYDTLLNNEKLIFNYRESKEEGILFKKIESSSLQLLSVANVTTGIKPYQKGKGIPKQTTDVVKNKPFTSYHKDNDWYPLIRGTQVNRYLTKWDGEYIKYGPWLAEPRKPEIFFEPKLLIRRTDDNLMCTYDNQKFVAINSVHTIQSEKEDLKYLLALINSRLLNWYFRHQNFHMVDKPLAEVKVVFVERLPYKQTCKDKKKVLVKKVEVIIELNKVFYKNLSILLNLLNSKFSINKFSKKLQNWHELDFGEFLKELEKLRKKEAKNANKGFQPLALSEEAEWMQYFNEQKQKATELKAEIDKTDSEIDAMVYELYGLTDEEIQIVEEAMP from the coding sequence ATGAGCTTATTTCAGAACTCTGTTCTAAACAAATATTTGAAGGGATTGGAGCATGAAAAAGTTGATCAAGCATACGAGCGATTTACAAACCATTTTCATAATCCTACCATACAGGAAAACATTAGAAACTCGAAAGAGGAACAGTATCAAGGCGAATTTCTAATTGACCTTTTTGTAAATGTTTTGGGCTACACCAAAAACCCGACGCCCAACTTTAATCTCACCACCGAATTAAAAAACATAAAAGGCTCAAAAAAAACTGATGGAGCTATTCTATCAAGGGGTTTAAACCCCTTGGCAACAGCACTTGCGGTAATTGAACTGAAAGGAACAAACACAACCGATTTAAGCAAAGTAGAAACCCAAGCCTTTGGCTATAAAAACAACCAACCCGGCTGTAACTATGTGATTACTTCAAACTTTGAAAAGTTGCGTTTTTACATTGACAACGCCGTTGACTTTGAAGAGTTTAACCTGTTTCAGCTTTCAAAAGAACGTTTCGAACTTCTTTGGCTTTGCCTGTCGTCTGAATATTTGTTGAAAGACATTCCGAAAAAGATTAAAGACGAATCTTTAACTCAAGAAGAAAACGTCACTAAAAAATTATATAAAGATTACGCTTCATTTAGAAACGAGATTTTTGATGCCATTCAAAAAGAAAACCCAGAATACGATAAACTCACCTTATTCAAGAAAACACAGAAATTACTCGACCGTTTTCTATTTATCTTTTTCGCGGAAGATAGACTGTTGTTACCACCAAACTCCATTCGTTCCATCGTTAACCAATGGACTGATTTACGAGATAAATATGACGAGTATTTTCCGTTGTACGACCGATTTAAAAAGTATTTCGGTTATATGAACACGGGGCACAAAGGGCAGCAACACGACATTTTTGCTTACAATGGTGGTTTGTTTGCACCCGACGAGGTTTTAGATAACATCAAAATCAATGACGATTTACTTTACAAACACACGCTTAATTTAAGTAACTACGATTTTGAAAGTGAAGTAAGCGTTAATATTCTGGGGCATATTTTTGAACACTCGTTAAACGACATTGACGAGATACAGGCCGAAATACAAGGGGTTTCAACTGAACAGGCCAAAACCAAACGCAAAAAAGACGGTGTTTTCTACACCCCAAAATACATTACCAAATACATCGTAGATAATACCGTAGGCAAACTTTGTGAAGAAAAGAAAACCGAACTCGACATACATGAAGCCGAATACGAGAAAGAACGTAAAGGGCGACAAAAAGCGACCCTAAAAAAGTTAACTCAAAAGCTAGAAGATTACAGAAAATGGTTGTTACAGCTGACCATTTGTGACCCCGCTTGCGGTAGTGGTGCTTTTCTAAACCAAGCCCTAGAATTTCTAATTGCAGAACACAGGTACATTGATGAACTGCAAGCCAAATTGTTCGGTGATGCCATGATTTTAAGCGAGGTTGAAAACGCCATTTTAGAAAACAATTTGTTCGGTGTAGATATCAATGAAGAAAGTGTAGAAATCGCCAAACTTTCGCTTTGGCTGCGTACCGCACAAAAAGGGAGAAAATTAACCGCTTTAAACCATAATATTAAATGTGGCAACAGTTTAATCGATGACCCCAGCGTTGCAGCAGACAAAGCATTTCATTGGCAAAGTGAGTTTCCTGATATTTTTACAGAAAAAAACAAAAAAGCCTACCATATAACTACTGCCTTGCACGATAGTAGAACATCGCAACGTATGATAGATTATAAAGTTAGGGAACGAAGAGAATTAGGCACTAATCCGTTGCCAAATTATACCAAGCTTGAGCCAGAAGAAGAGGTAATTATCACAAAAGAGATTATAGCCGTAGCCGAAGAAAAGCAATTGCACATAATGAGCTATAACATTTGTGGTGACCATATACATCTGTTATTGGTATGTGAAGAAGACGAGCTTGCAACCCTTGTAAAACATATAAAAGGAAGAACCGCTAGGGCACACAATAGCGCCAATGGGATTAATCCCCTTGTACGAGAAAGAAACGAAAAATCGGTATCGCTGTGGACACAAAAATATGGTAGTAAAGAAATAAAAGATGATGAGCAACTGCGCAACACCATAAATTATATACAAACCAACAGACAAAAACACGAGTTACCTACCATCAAGGGGCTTCAGCCCCTTGTAAGCAACCCAATACTAAACCAAACTTACGATCAAGCCTTTGCCGTAGAATACAAAGGTGGTTTTGATGTAGTGATTGGGAATCCTCCTTATGGGGCATTTGTTTCTAAAACAGAAAAAAAATATTATAAAATTAATTACAAGGTTACCGAGTACAATTACGATACGTACAATTTCTTCTTTGAAAAATCAATTGACATTTTAAAGGAAGAAATGTACTTGGGTTTCATAACACCTAATACTTTCTTAGTTGTTGAAAATGGCACTTTACTTCGTAAATATTTATTTCAGGAAAATACTTTAATTGAATTGTTTGAAACATTCAATGTGTTTCCAGATGCTGTAGTTGAGCCCATGAACATAATTATAAAAAAGCTGAGACCCAATTCAAATGATGTCTTTAAAGTTAAGTTAGAAAATAGAAAAACTAAAAATGCAGCAGAAAATAAGTTCTCATACGATACTCTTTTAAATAATGAAAAACTAATATTTAACTATAGAGAATCGAAGGAAGAAGGCATTCTATTTAAAAAAATTGAGTCATCCTCTTTACAACTATTGTCCGTTGCAAATGTTACAACTGGAATAAAGCCGTATCAAAAAGGGAAAGGCATACCAAAACAAACAACTGATGTTGTAAAAAACAAACCTTTTACTTCCTATCATAAAGATAATGACTGGTATCCGCTAATTCGGGGCACTCAAGTAAATAGATATTTGACGAAATGGGATGGTGAATATATTAAATATGGACCTTGGTTGGCAGAGCCAAGAAAACCTGAAATTTTCTTTGAACCGAAATTACTTATTAGAAGAACAGACGATAATCTAATGTGTACGTATGATAATCAAAAATTCGTAGCAATTAATTCAGTCCATACAATTCAAAGTGAAAAAGAAGATTTAAAATATCTTTTAGCATTAATAAACTCCAGACTATTAAATTGGTATTTCAGGCATCAAAACTTTCATATGGTGGATAAACCGCTTGCTGAAGTAAAAGTTGTGTTCGTTGAAAGGTTACCATACAAGCAAACTTGCAAAGATAAAAAGAAGGTATTAGTTAAAAAGGTTGAAGTAATTATTGAGCTAAATAAAGTTTTTTACAAGAATCTATCAATATTATTGAATTTGCTTAATTCCAAATTTTCAATTAATAAGTTCTCAAAAAAACTCCAAAACTGGCACGAATTAGACTTTGGAGAGTTTCTAAAAGAGTTGGAAAAATTACGTAAAAAAGAGGCGAAAAACGCCAACAAGGGGTTTCAACCCCTTGCCTTATCTGAAGAAGCCGAATGGATGCAGTATTTTAACGAGCAAAAACAAAAAGCGACCGAATTAAAGGCAGAAATAGACAAAACCGACAGCGAAATCGATGCTATGGTATACGAACTCTATGGGCTTACTGACGAAGAAATTCAAATCGTAGAAGAAGCCATGCCCTAA
- a CDS encoding gluconate 2-dehydrogenase subunit 3-like protein → MDRRKALKNMGLALGYTVATPTLISVVQSCKEETVFEWTPDFFSKDEGAVLTKLVDIILPKTDTPSASETQVHLFIDRFADQVMKEDQQNFVKMSMGRFMEKALKDSGKEKAGELTIEELEPVLADALKVSKDNEAQNFEAIKQYHEAIAEGKEPLLDDGISRFAFANNLRGLTILGYKSSEYVGEEVLAYLPVPGEYIACADPQELTGGKAWSL, encoded by the coding sequence ATGGATAGAAGAAAAGCACTCAAAAATATGGGGCTGGCGCTCGGTTATACCGTTGCCACCCCAACTTTGATCAGCGTCGTTCAAAGTTGTAAAGAGGAAACCGTTTTTGAATGGACCCCGGACTTTTTCAGCAAAGATGAGGGAGCGGTTCTGACGAAATTAGTAGATATTATTCTTCCTAAAACAGATACCCCTTCAGCTTCCGAGACCCAAGTACATCTTTTTATTGACCGTTTTGCAGATCAGGTAATGAAAGAAGACCAGCAAAATTTCGTGAAAATGTCTATGGGCAGATTTATGGAAAAAGCACTAAAGGATTCTGGAAAAGAAAAAGCGGGAGAATTGACCATAGAAGAGCTCGAACCTGTTTTAGCGGATGCCTTAAAAGTGTCGAAAGATAATGAAGCTCAAAATTTTGAGGCTATAAAACAGTACCATGAAGCCATTGCAGAGGGCAAAGAACCTCTTTTAGATGATGGCATTTCGCGTTTTGCGTTTGCCAATAACCTTCGAGGTTTGACTATTTTGGGCTATAAGAGTTCAGAGTATGTCGGTGAAGAGGTGTTGGCCTATTTACCTGTACCTGGTGAATATATAGCCTGTGCAGACCCACAAGAATTGACCGGCGGCAAGGCATGGTCGCTTTAA
- a CDS encoding hydroxypyruvate isomerase yields MKRRNFIQKSALTGGALSLGSSFAMANGTAASSAPHKFNLKYAPHLGMFKELAGEDPIDQINFMADQGFTAFEDNGMMKRDVAMQTKMGETLAKRGMTMGVFVVDKGGNMANTLAAGKQEHIDIFLNGCKRAVDVAKRCNAKWMTVVPGGYERRLPIGVQDANVIEALKRGAEILEPHGLVMVLEPLSDSPDLYLQNSDQTYMICKGVDSPACKILYDVYHLQKTEGHLIHNMGLTWDEIAYIQIGDNPGRKEPTTGEINYKNVFKWIHEKGFDGVLGMEHGNSKSGKAGEQAVIDAYKQEDNFL; encoded by the coding sequence ATGAAAAGAAGAAATTTTATACAGAAATCGGCACTTACCGGCGGAGCCTTGTCTCTAGGTAGCTCGTTTGCTATGGCCAACGGAACTGCTGCAAGCTCAGCTCCTCATAAATTCAATTTGAAATATGCCCCTCATCTTGGCATGTTCAAAGAATTGGCAGGGGAAGATCCTATCGATCAAATCAATTTTATGGCCGACCAAGGGTTTACAGCTTTTGAAGATAATGGAATGATGAAGAGAGATGTAGCCATGCAAACCAAAATGGGCGAAACTTTGGCCAAACGGGGTATGACCATGGGCGTTTTTGTAGTAGATAAAGGGGGTAATATGGCCAATACGTTAGCAGCGGGCAAACAAGAACATATTGATATTTTTTTAAATGGCTGCAAACGCGCCGTTGACGTTGCCAAGCGTTGTAATGCCAAGTGGATGACCGTTGTACCCGGCGGATACGAGAGAAGGCTACCTATTGGCGTTCAAGACGCAAACGTTATCGAGGCCCTGAAGCGAGGAGCCGAAATTTTAGAGCCTCACGGACTAGTCATGGTTTTAGAACCGTTATCTGACTCACCTGACCTGTACTTACAGAATTCAGACCAGACGTATATGATCTGTAAAGGTGTAGATAGCCCTGCCTGTAAAATTTTGTACGATGTATATCATTTGCAAAAGACCGAAGGTCATCTGATTCATAATATGGGACTCACTTGGGATGAGATCGCCTATATTCAAATTGGCGACAACCCGGGCCGTAAAGAGCCGACAACGGGCGAAATCAACTATAAAAATGTGTTCAAATGGATTCATGAAAAAGGATTCGATGGCGTACTTGGTATGGAGCATGGCAATTCAAAATCTGGTAAAGCAGGCGAGCAGGCGGTTATTGATGCCTATAAACAAGAAGATAATTTTCTGTAG
- a CDS encoding sugar phosphate isomerase/epimerase — MKRRRFIQNSSKAGVALSIMGVYACKETKKKDGESAESSEMEMEAADPFFKLSLAQWSIHKMIREDGVDPYTFAEKAKNWGFTGLEYVSQLYPADLENNDYSPEAMAAFVEKSNAEAEKHGMQNVLIMIDRQGNLAVSDENERNETVEKHKKWVDAAQAMGCHAIRVNLNGSDNPEEWKKNSIDGLTKLSTYAKSKGINVLVENHGGLSSNGALHAEVMKAVNMDNCGTLPDFGNFCIKRKEGTWDCEDMYDIYKGVEELMPYAKAVSAKSHDFDAEGNETEIDYVKMLEIVKDHGYTGYVGVEYEGSELDEEAGIIATKELLIEAAKKLG; from the coding sequence ATGAAAAGAAGAAGGTTTATTCAAAATAGTTCAAAAGCAGGTGTTGCATTATCGATAATGGGTGTTTACGCTTGTAAAGAAACTAAAAAGAAAGATGGTGAAAGCGCAGAAAGTTCAGAGATGGAAATGGAAGCTGCCGATCCTTTTTTCAAACTCTCTTTAGCTCAATGGTCAATTCATAAAATGATTCGTGAAGATGGTGTAGATCCTTACACATTCGCTGAAAAAGCGAAAAATTGGGGCTTTACCGGTCTCGAGTATGTGAGTCAGCTTTACCCTGCTGATTTAGAAAACAATGACTATTCACCAGAGGCTATGGCCGCTTTTGTTGAGAAGTCTAATGCCGAAGCTGAAAAGCACGGTATGCAGAACGTTCTGATTATGATCGATCGACAGGGGAATCTTGCGGTTAGTGATGAGAACGAGAGAAATGAAACTGTAGAAAAACATAAAAAGTGGGTCGATGCCGCTCAAGCAATGGGATGCCATGCCATTCGTGTGAACCTGAACGGAAGCGATAATCCCGAAGAATGGAAAAAGAATTCTATCGATGGTCTTACCAAGTTAAGTACCTATGCTAAAAGCAAGGGAATTAATGTACTTGTAGAAAACCACGGCGGACTATCATCTAACGGAGCACTTCATGCCGAAGTAATGAAGGCCGTCAATATGGATAATTGTGGTACACTACCTGATTTTGGTAATTTCTGTATTAAGAGAAAAGAAGGTACTTGGGACTGTGAAGATATGTACGACATCTATAAAGGAGTAGAAGAACTGATGCCTTATGCCAAGGCGGTAAGTGCCAAATCACATGATTTTGATGCAGAAGGCAATGAAACAGAAATCGATTATGTAAAAATGCTTGAAATCGTAAAGGATCACGGTTATACCGGCTATGTGGGGGTAGAATATGAAGGCAGCGAATTAGACGAAGAGGCCGGTATAATTGCAACTAAAGAGCTCTTGATCGAGGCGGCCAAGAAGCTGGGCTAA